In the genome of Luteitalea pratensis, the window GGTCGAGGTCGGTCTCGAGCGACGTGACGATGGCCTCGTACGTCGCGTCGTCCGGCCGCGGCTCGCCGATGGGCGGCATCTGGCGGGTGCGCAGCTTCTTGACGACCTTCTCCCAGGCGACGGCATGCGCGGCGACGTCGCTCGCCATGATCGCCTCGAGCGACAGATCGGCCTTCTTCGACCCGTTGTCGTGGCAATCCAGGCAGTACTGCTCGACCAGGTCGCGGGGCGACGCAACGGCGGTGCCGACGGCTGGCGCAGCCCGGTCGGGCGCGTCTGCTGTCAGCCGCAGGCCACCGGCCGCCACGAGGCCGGCAAGCCCGACCATCGTCGCGGCCCTGCGTGTATCAAGCAGGGGCATTTGGCCGAATGATACACCCCGGGTGATACCATCCTCGGCATGTCCAGACTCCTGTTGTTCAGCATGGTCGCGTGCCTCGGCACGGCGACGCTGGCAGCACAGGGTCAGCCCCCTGCACCTGCGACTGCGCCGGCCGCTCCGGCACCACCACCGCAGTACTCGGCAGACCTGAAGGTCGGCGACATGGCGCCTGCCTTCTCGCTGCCGGGATCCGACGGCAAGACGCATTCACTGTCGGAGTACAAGGGAAAGACCGTCGTGCTCGCCTGGTTCCCGAAAGCCTTCACCGGTGGTTGAACGGCCGAATGCAAGTCGCTCCGTGAGAGCGGCCCGATTCTGAAGACTTACGACATCACGTACTTCATGGCCAGCGTCGACGACCTCGAGCAGAACACCAAGTTCGCGCAGATGCACGAGGCCGATTTCCCGATCCTCGCCGACCCGTCCAAGGCGACGGCGATGAAGTACGGGGTCATCCGTACCGACCGGCCACCCGACCAGCAGTTCGCGGCGCGCTGGACGTTCTACATCGGTCCGGACGGAAAAATCCTCGAGATCGACAAGGCGCCCAACACGGCCACCGCCGGTCAGCTCATGATCGCGAAGCTCGACGCGCTCGGCGTCAAGAAGCGCGCGCAGTAGGTCTTCCTCGCGCCGCAGGTGTGCCTGTCACGTCGGCGGCGCGAGCCCTCGCTTACCATGGCGGCCATGTCCGAACCCACCGACATCGTCATCGACGTCGACCGCTCCGCCGCCACATTGCCGGACGGGGTCATCGGCCTGGGGTCGATCTCCGCTGACGTGCAGGACGGCTGTCGCGTCTTCGTCCATTACAACGGGCCGACCGATCAGCTGTCTGGCATGTGTGCCGGCATGGCCGTGCTCGATCCGGGCGCATCGCCGCATCCGCCGCACAGGCACCCCGAAGAGGAGATCCTCGTGATCGCCGGCGGCACCGGCGAAATCGACTGCGACGGCACGGTCACCCAGGTGGGCCCGGGGTCGATGATGTTCTGCGCCGGCGGCGTGTTGCATGGCATCGTCAACACCGGGCCGGTGCCACTCACGTTCTACTGGTCCAAGTGGTCGGCGCGCCCCGGCCTGCCGACGCCGTGACGTACGGCGGCCGGTCAGCCCGAAGCGTCGAGCAAGCTCGACGCCTACGCGCCCTCTGTGGTGTAGCGGTCGACCTTGGTCGACCGGCGACTCAGCCGTGTGCGGCAGGCGGCGTGTGCGCGTTGACAATGTGAAGCCGCACCGGCCGTTGGGCCACGCGTGCTGGCAACTCTCGAGGTCCTCCTTATCGTCGCGGAGGAGACGCATGCGATTCCGTCTGGCTTTCATCAGGACAGTCACGTGTACCTTGCTGGTCGTGGCGCCTCCGGGCGTGGTCACCGCCCAGCCGCAAGAGGCTCATGCGCACGGCCAGCCCGGCGAGCGACTCGGATCGGTGCACTTCCCGACGTCGTGCGCGTCCGGCGTCCAGCCCGAGCTCGATCGCGGCGTCGCGCAGCTGCACTCGTTCTGGTTCTCCGCAGCCGTCGCCTCGTTCCAGAAGGTCCTGGCGAGCGATTCGTCGTGCGTCATGGCGCACTGGGGCATCGCGCTGAGCTGGTGGGGCAATCCGTTCGCGCCGTCGCGCTCGGCGGCATCCCTCGAGGCAGGCCGGGCCGCAGCCGAGGCAGGGCGGGTGAGCGGCGCCGGCACCGAGCGCGAGAAGGCCTGGCTTGCCGCCGTCGCGCTGCTGTACCGCGACAGCGCCACCGTCGACCAGCGCACGCGTACGCTCGCCTACGAGAAGGCCATGGCAGCAGTCGTCCAACAGTATCCAGACGATGTCGAGGCGCGCATCTTCCATGCGCTGGCGCTCACGCAGACGGCGCTGCCGACTGACAAGACGTACGCCAACCAGTTGCAGGCCGACGCGATCCTCGAACGCGAGTTCGCCCGGCAGCCGGAGCATCCGGGCCTCGCGCATTACATCATCCACAGCCTCGACGTGCCCGCCCTGGCGCCTCGCGCGCTCGACGCCGCACGCCGCTACGCCGCGATCGCGCCAGCCGCCCCGCATGCCCTGCACATGCCCTCGCACACGTTCACGCGCGTGGGATCGTGGCAGGAGTCGATCGACACGAACCTGGCGTCGGCCGCGGCGGCGCGCAAGGACGGCGCAACAGCCGAGGAACTGCACGCGCTGGATTACCAGGCGTATGCCTACCTGCAGACCGCGCAGGATGCGGCAGCCGGACGCACGGTGGTGGCGATCGAGGCGCTCGTCTCGAAGATTTCGACTACGGGACCGGGCAACGCCGCGCCCCCTGCGGCAGGACACTACGCCCTGGCGGCCATCCCGGCGCGATATGCCCTCGAACGTGAGGACTGGGCCGCAGCCGCCGCGCTCGTGCCCCGTGAGACGCCCACGCAGTGGGCCAACGCCGTCTCGCATTTCGCTCGCGCACTCGGCGCGGCGAGGACGGGCAACGCGTCCGCAGCGCGGCAGGAGATCGTCCGTCTCGAAGCGATTCGCGATGCGGTGAAGGCGTCAGGCGACGCTTACTGGTCTGGGCAGGTGGAGATCCAGCGCCGCGGCGCGGCGGCGTGGGCGACGCTCGCGGACGGCAAGGTCGCGGAGGCGCTGGCGGAAATGCGGGAGGTCGCGGGCCTGGAGGACGCGACCGAGAAGGCCGCGGTGACGCCAGGGCCGATCAAGCCCGCACGTGAATTGCTCGCGGACATGCTGATGCAGGTCAACCGTCAGGCCGAGGCGCTGACCGAATACGAGGCCACGCTCGCCAAGGAGCCGCATCGGTTCCGCGCCACGTACGGCGCCGCGCGCGCGGCCGTTGCTGCCGGCGATGCACAGAAGGCCGCGACTCACTACGCGAACCTGGTCGTCCTCGCTGAGAAAGCGGACCAACCGCTGCGGAAGGAAGTCGTGGAGGCGCGGGCGCGTGCTCATTGACGCCCGCGCCCGGCGCACGTCGGCCTTACGGCTCAGGTCTCAAGCCTCAAGCCTCAAGCCTCAAGGCTCAGGGCTCAGCCAGGGCCGAAGGCCGTCTCGATCCCGCCTGACGCGTCGACCTGAAGGTCGACGCCTACGGGGCCAGGGACAGAACGAATCTCGACAAACGCCGGACGCCGAACGACGAACGCCGAACGCCGAACGCCGAACGCCGAACGCTAACGCTAACGCTTAACGCCTGACGCCTAACGCTTCTTGAGGGACGTAGCCGCCGACCTTCAGGTCGGCGGATCGCGTGCGTCGACCTGAAGGTCGACGCCTACGAAGGCCCAAGGCCAGATCCGTAGGCTGTAGGCCGTAGGCTGCAGCCTGCTTCTGCGAGCCGCGCGAGGGTGTCAGCGCGCGGCAACCAAGGGCAAGGATCGCCGTCGCTCGCCGGTGGCGTCGAAGATCGCGGCGGCGAGGGCGGGGGCGGTCAGCGTGATCGGTGATTCGCCTGCGCCCGCGGGCTCGATGTCCCGGCGGTCGATCAGCTGCACGTCCAGGTCAGGCAGGTCGCGAAAGCGTGGCACCCGGTACTCGGAGAGACGGCGGGTGCGCTGCGTGGTCCCGTCGTACGTCACCTGTTCCCAGAGCGCGCCGCCGAGCCCCTGGATGATCGCGCCGGTCATCTGGTTCTGCAGCGCATCCGGGTTCAGTGCCGCGCCGAAATCGCCGGTGGCGACCATGCGCACCACCCGCACGTCGGTCCCCGAGACCTCGACCTCCACGAACAGTGCCAGCCGCGCGTCCTTCTCGAGGTTGCAACTCATGCCGACGCCGCGTCTCGAGCCGGTCCGCTCGCGCGTGGGCGCACTCTTGCGGGCCGCAGCATCAGCCTTCCAGCCGAAGCGAGCGGCCGATCGTTCGATCACCTCGCGGAGCCGCGCATCGGTGATGTTGCGCAGGCGGAACGCGACCGGGTCGAGGCCCAGCGTCGCCGCCCACTCGTCCATGTGCGACTCGAGCGCGAAGTTGTTCGCCACCGCCGCGAGCGATCGATAGCTGCCTTGCCGGACGTCGGACTGCGTGCGGTAGAAGCCGACCCAGTGATGCGCGATGTCGTACTGCGGGGCCAGGCCGGCCGCGCCGCTGTTGTAGTTGGCAAAGCGCATGGCCACCAGGCGGCCGCCCGCATCCACGCCGCTCTCCACGTCGAGCAATCCCGCCGGGCGCGCGTAACTGCAGGTGAACTCTTCCTCCCGCGTCCAGGCGACGCGGACCGGCGCGCCCGCGAGGCGCGACAACCGCGCCGCCTCCACCTCGCATTCGCCCCGCTGCTTGCCGCCATAGGCGCCCCCGGAATCCGCCGCGACGATGCGGACGCGCGTCTCCGGCACGTCGAGAGCCTTTGCGACTTCCTGACGGCACAGGAACGGCGCCTGTACGCCCGAATGCACGGTGACCCCGTCGTCGTTCCACTCGGCGATCGCGGCGCGTGGCTCGAGCGGCACGTGGGCGATCGGCGCGACCTGATAGACCGACGATTGCCGCGCAACCGCTCCCGCCAACCCGGCGACCACGTCGCCTCGCCTCAGTAGTGGCGGGTAGCGTGCGCGTGGCTGCTCAACCGGTTCCACCGCGGTTTTTCGGAAGAGCGCGACCCAATCGCCCTGCGGTGTCAGCGACTCGGGAGTCCACTCGGCAGTCACGAGGGCAGCCGCGCGCCGCGCCGTCGCCATGTCGCCAGCAACAGTGGCGAGCAGGTCACCGTCGCGCAAGACGCGGACGCCTGGCAGTCGCTCGGCGGCGCTCGCATCGAACGTCTTGAGCGTCGCCTTGTGATTCGGACTGCGCACCACGGCGGCTTGGCGCAGGCCGGGCACGCGTCGATCGGAGGGATAAGCCTTTGCGCCAGTGACGATGGCGAGCCCCGTGACGTTGGGCACCGACTGGCCAAGCGTTCGCCAGGCTGCTGGAGCCACGAGGCCATCCGGGGTGGCGGCGCGCACGGCGCGCACGGCCGCTGCCGCCTTCCGGATCACCGGCACGGTGACCGGCGTCGTGATGCTTGCCCATGTGCCGCCGTCATCGGGACACAGCCGGGTGTCGCCCATGACCAGGACGACGCGATCCAGGGGAACCCCCAACTCCTCGGCAAACGCCTGCGTGAGCAGGGTGCGCGAGCCCTGGCCCATGTCCATCTTGCCCGTGAAGGCGCGGTACGTGCCGTCGTCGCTGACCTGCACGCGCACGGGCACATCGACGCCCTGCGCACGTACGGTCACGAGCAACAACATGCCGCCGCCGAGGGCCTTCAGGAACGCACGCCGATCGGGCGTGAGATCGCCGAGCGCGTCGACGACGGTGTACGTCTCCGGCTCGAGGTCCTCGTCGAACCGACGCTTGTATGCGGCGCGCAGATCCTCAGCCACGGCGCTCCTGCCGCGCGAGGGCGTCCCCCGCCGCTCGCACCGCACGCATGATGCGTGGGTACGTGCCACAGCGGCACAGGTGTCCGTCGAGCGCATGGCGAATCTCGTCGTCGGTCGGGCGCGGCGTGCGGGCGAGGAGCGCAACGGCGCCCATGATCATGCCCGGCGTGCAGAAGCCGCACTGGAACGCCTGGGCATCGAGGAAAGCCTGCTGGACCGGGTGCAGGCGGTCTCCCGTGGCCAGTCCTTCGATGGTGGTCACCGCCCGGGCGGCGCTGGCTTGCGTGAGGCACGCGCGCACCGCCTTGTCGTCCGCGAGGACCGTGCAGCTGCCACATTGGCCCTCGCCGCACCCGTACTTCGTGCCCGTCAGCGTGGCATGGTCTCGCAGGAGGTCCAGCAAGGTGGTCCCGTCGGGGACCTCGCCGCTCCACGCACGACCGTTCACCGTGAGCGTCATCCTGGCCACGGTACGCATGGTACTGCGATGCCTCGTGCCGTGCCCGGGACCGCGAGTGGTCGACTTGTGCCGCCTGCCGGTCGACAATCAGCGGATGACACACGCGAGGCGAGGCATCGCCGGCACGATGCTGATGGTGCTGCTGGTGGGCGCGCTGGCGGCGGCGCTGGCATGGCAGACGTTCAAGCCGCGGCCGCTCGCCGTCGAACCAGGCAAGTTCCCGGAGGTGCTCGTCCACGCGCGCGCCGACGATGGCGTCATCAACGGCGGGGCAGTGTTCATGCCGCCGAAGAGCGCAGCGCGGCCGGTCGCGGTGATCTGGGTGCATGGCTGGGGTACCAACTTCTACGACCCCGCGTACGCGCGCATCGGGCGCGCCCTCGCCGAGCGCGGCGTGACCACCATGTCGATCAACACGCGGATGCACGACCTCGGCACGAGTGCGACCAACGTGTCCGGCCGGCGCGTGCGCGGCGGTGGCTACTGGGGCGTGACCAGCGAACAGTCACGCGACATTGCCGCGTGGATCGAGATCGCCGCCGAGCACGGCTTCTCACGCGTCGTGCTCGTGGGCCATTCTGCCGGGTGGCCGGCCGTGGCAGCCTACCAGGCCTCGTCACACGACTCGCGCGTGGTCGGCCTGGTGCTGGCATCCGGGCCGGTGCAACCGTTGCACCCTCCCGACGATGCCGCCCTGATCAAGCAGGCCACCGAGCTTGTCGCGGCAGGGAAGGGCGACGACCTGCTACGCATTCCGGGACGCTCGTTCCCGTCGTTCATCAGCGCCGCGACGTACCTCGATCAGGTGCACACACCGCCGGCCTTGCTCGACATCTTCGGCGTGTCGAGCACCGACGCCGCCATCGCGTCGATCACGTGTCCGTTGCTGGCATTCTTCGGAACACGCGATGACGTCGGCGGGAACGCGGATCTGGCCGTCGTGAAGGCGACGTCACGGCGACTGGAGAGCGGACCCAGCCGGATCACGACGGCCACGATCGCGCGTGGCGACCACATGTACTCGGGTGAGGAGGCCCAGGTTGCACAGGTGATCGCCGATTGGCTCGATCGCGTTGTCACGCCGTCGCCCGCGCCGACGGCCACGAATCAGAACCGGTAAAGGTAGCTGGCCTTGAAGAAGAAACCGCGGCGGGTCGTCAGATACTCGCCCTGGTGCTCCAGCCAGCGGTCGTCCTGCCAGAGGCGGCGCTCGTACAGCGAGCCGTAGCCTACGAACACCACGGTGCCGGGCCGAGGCTCGTACGAGCCGAGGAAGTCCGTAAGCACGCGCTCACGCTGTCCGTCGTACTGGATGATGGCGCGAGCGGCCAGGGCGCGCGTGAACTGGTACGTCGTCCGAGTGTTCACCAGCGACACGGTGTAGACGCGCTCACCGGTCGTGGCGCGGTCGAAGGCGATGCGCTGGAACTCCACGTCCTCGCTGAACCGTCCGTTCGGCTGTATGAGGGCGCCAGCTGAGGTGTCGAGCGAGCGTCCCTGGAACGGGTCGAGGGCGTCGTAGTACGTCGCCGCGCCCCAGTTGACGCGGGCCTGTGGCCGTAACCAGCGGAACAGCTGCCCCGAAGCCTGCAGGCGTGTGCGGCCGTTGTCGTACTCCTGGTGCTGCCAGGGTTCCTGCCCGAAGATGCGGTCCACCCGCACGAAACCCTGCCGCGTGAAACTCAAACGCACGCCGGTGACGCTGATGATCTCGTCGCCGCCGGCGATGCGATCGTGTCCGGCCTGCAGGAACGTGAACGGCGAGATGCGCCGGATCCACGGGTACTTCGTCTTGTCGGGATAGAAGCTGTAGTCGACATAGCCCCAGCCGCTGGTGAAGCCGACGCGGTTGAGGAAGGCCGTGTCCATCACGAACCCGCGGTCGTAGTGTTCGAACTGGCCCTGCGCGTTCACCCGCTGCGAACTGTAGCCGTACGTGAGCTGTGTGCCGAGCCCTTCGCGCGACCCCGCATCGTGGGTTGTCGACGATGCCAGGACGAAGCCGGTGAACCGTTGCGACTGGCTGAGGCGCAGGTTGAGATCGACACCGCCGACGGCGTTGTGGCGCCCGGCCAGTTCGGTGAATGTGCCGATGGCGCCAGCGTAGCTGCCGGGTTTGAGGCTCACCTGCGCGCGGGCGATCTGCCAGATCTTCTCGCGGCCCGACAGCCGGTCAGTAAGATCCTCGACGCGCCCTGGCCCCTGATCGACGGCCGTCAGGCTGGCAAAGGTGACGCGCCCGGCCGACCCGGTCAGCTTCGCTCCGAGGATCGGATCGACGATTTTCCGGGTATGGACGGCGTAGAGCATGCTCGCGTCGCCTTGGGCGTTGCCGGCGAGGTTGAACGCAGCGGCGCCCTCCATGAAGAACGGGCGCTTTTCCGAGAAGAACACCGGGTAACGTTGGTTCACCTCGACTTGCACGGCGTCGCTCTCGACCTGACTGAAGTCGGGATTGAGCGTGGCCTCGAGGGTGATCGTCGTGCTGAGGCCCCATTTGCCACTGACCCCCACCTCGCCGCCGTTGTCACGCAGCCAGCGTTCGCTATTGGGCCGTTCCTCCCGGTGCGTGTAGGTCACTGACGGGATCACTTCGCGGACAGCCACACCCTGGAGATCCTTGAAGATCAACGGCGCATGCGTGTCGAACACCCACCGGCCAGGTTGCAGCGCCGGCCACGCGACGGAGACGCCGGTGCGGCTGACACGTCGCCAGAAGAGCACGCCCATGCGTACCTCCTCGCCGCCCTTGAACCGGAGCATCTGCAGGGGCAGGCGGATCTCGACGGCGTAGCCCGTTGGTGTCGGGCGTGCGGCGCTGTCCCAGACCCAGTCCGGCGATGTGTCCTCGTTGCCCGAGATGGTGTTGACCATGTCGAGCTGGATCCCGTTCGGGTTGACCATCAAGTGGTAGGAGGTCTGGCCGGTACCGAGGGCATCGAGGCTGAGGCCGACCCAGTCGTCAGGCCAGATGTTGTCTCGGCGGGTCACCGAGGTCTTGATGCCGGACGGGTCGGGGTCGTCGCACTTGAACGCGACGTAGATGGAGGTGGCGTCGTAGGCGATCCAGACCGTCGTGTGTTGCTGGATCTGGTCGCCATACAACGGGTTGTACGAGCGCCAGTCCTCGCCGGCCTGGACTGGCGCTGCCGTCCACGCGGCATCGTCGAGGACGCCATCGATGGTCGGAGCGACGGTGGTGCGGGTTGCGACGAGCGGTGCAAGCGAGACCTTGGCAGGGGTGGCCGCGGCGTCGGGTGGCGTCTGTGCTGCTGCGAAAGAGGACGTACCGGGAAGGGCGGCGAGGCAGGCGACGCCTGCGACCAGGGCGGCGAGCATGCGACGCGCCCGAGAGACGTGCATGGACGCAGTAGACGTGTGTGAGCCGGCCGGAGTTTATTCGCCGACGCCCTCCGCGCGAGACGCTGCCTCGGCCGTGGCAGGATGGCCGGCCGTGGTCGAGTCATCCAGTCTGGACATGGGCGCCATGCCAGTGAGTCATGTCGGGCCGATGTGAGCGTTTTCGGGGTACCGTTCCGCTCGGTGCCTCAACTCCAATCGCTCTCGACCGCCGACCTCAGCTCGATCCTCCAGGACGTCCAACGTCGCTACGACGCGTTCCGCCAGCGTGCGCTCGCTCTCGACCTCACGCGCGGCAAGCCGGCGAGCGAGCAACTGGATTTGTCGAGCGCGCTGCTCGGCCTGCCCGGTGAAGACGATTTCCTCGCGGCCGACAAGACCGACACGCGCAATTACGGCGTGCTCCAGGGCCTGCCGGAACTGCGCGCCCTGCTCGCGCCGCTCTTTGGTACGGTGCCGGTGCAGATGGTGATCGGTGACAACTCCAGCCTCGCGCTGATGCACGACGCCATTGCCTACAGCCTGCTGAAGGGCACGGTCGGCAGCGAGCGCCCCTGGGTGCGTGAGCCGCGCGTCGCCTTCCTCTGCCCGGTGCCCGGATACGACCGTCATTTCTCGATCTGCCAGGACTTCGGCATCGAGATGATCCCCGTGCCGCTCAATGCGGACGGACCCGACATGGACGTCGTCGAACGGCTCGTCGGCGAGGACGCCGCCATCAAGGGCATGTGGTGCGTGCCCAAGTACAGCAACCCGTCAGGGGCCGTGTACTCCGATGCCGTGGTGGAGCGGTTGGCGGCGATGACGACTGCGGCGCCCGACTTCCGGATCTTCTGGGACAACGCGTACGCCGTCCACCACCTGACCGACGAACGCATCGAAATCCCGAGCCTGATCGACGCGTGTGCGCGTCACGGCCATCCACATCGGGCCTTCGTCTTCGGATCGACGTCGAAGGTCACGCTCGCGGGCGCCGGCGTCGCGCTGTTTGCGTCGTCTGCCGAGAACGTGAAGTGGTTCCTGGGCCGCATGGGCAAGCGCAGCATCGGCGGCGACAAGGTCAACCAGTTGCGTCACGTGCGCGCCCTGCGCGACACGGCCGGCCTGCTCGCGCTGATGGATCGTCACCGCGCGATCGTGGCTCCGAAGTTTGCGGCGGTTGCCGACGCCTTCGCGGCCCATCTCGGCGGCACCGGCGTCGCCTCGTGGCTCGTCCCCAAGGGCGGGTACTTCATCAGCCTCGACGTGCTGGACGGCTGCGCGCGTGACTTCGTCAAGGCCGCCAAGGATGCGGGGGTCGAGTTGACGCCCGCGGGGGCGACACACCCGCTCGGGCAGGATCCTCACGACCGCACGGTGCGCATTGCGCCGACGTTCCCCGACCTGGCCACCGTCAAGGTCGCCGCCGAGGGCGTGGCCCTCAGCGCGCTGCTGGTGACGACGAGCGCGCTGCTCGCGGGTCGCGGCGTCACGACTGCCTAACCTTCGCCACGACGACCGCGACGCTTTCCGTCGACCTGAAGGTCGACGGCTACGCACGATCGAGACAGTGCCGCGCAATGCTGGAATGCCGGAATGCTGAATGTCGAGGGCAGCGGCTTTCGACATTGCGACATTGGCGGCATTTCGGCATTTCGATGGCAACGGTCACTCCGATCCCCGATCCCCGATCCCCGATCCCCGACTCCCGACGCCCGACTCCCGGTACCCGGTACCCGGTCTCTTCCGTAAGCGTCGAGCTTGCTCGACGCTTGCAATGCTGGAATGCCGGAATGCTGGAATGTCGAGGGCAAGCGGCCTTCGACATTGCGGCATTGGCGGCATTTCGGCATTCGATGGCAACGGTCACTCCGATCCCCGATCCCCGATCCCCGCTCCCCGATCCCCGATCCCCGACTCCCGACGCCCGGTACCCGGTACCCGGTACCCGGTCTCTTCCGTAAGCGTCGAGCTTGCTCGACGCTTGCAATGCTGGAATGCCGGAATGCTGGAATGTCGAGGGCAAGCGGCCTTCGACATTGCGGCATTGGCGGCATTTCGGCATGTCGATGACAGCGGTCACTCCGATCCCCGACTCACGACTCCCGACTCCCGGTGCCCGGTGCCCGGTGCCCGGCACCCGGTACCCGGTACCCGGTCTCTTCTGTAGGCGTCGAGCTTGCTCGATGCTTGCCACACGGCAGTCGGTCGCTCGTCCTTATCGCCGACGCGCGTCGGCTTTTGTGCGCGTCGAGTTCGATCACTACAACATCACCAGGCGCGCGGGCGGGTTTTACCAGCAACCCGCTGACGGGCAGTGGCAGCGTCCTTGCTAAATGCATCCCTGGCGAGCCCGAATTGACGGGCACGACCCTGGAGGTGTGCAGATGGCAGACAACACGACGCATCGTGATGATTCGGTGGGAGAAGAACTCGCGGCCACGGGGCAACGGGTCAAGGGTGCGGTCAAGGAGGCGACCGGGTCGATGCTCGGGCTCGGCCGCATGGAAGTCGAGGGCGAGCGCGAGAACGCCGAAGGGCGCGCTCGTCAGGCCGCCAATGACGCACTCGGCGACGATCGCGTCACGAACCGCGATACGTCAGGGCGGCTGGTAACGGGGCTGTACGAGAGCCCCGCGCATGCCGGTCGCGCGTACCAGGATCTCACCACGCGCCATGGCTACACGTCCGAGGACGTCAGTGTGCTGATGTCCGACGAGACTCGCGCGCGCCATTTTGGCAGCGCCACACCGGGCAGGGAGTTCGAGGCCGCCGCGGCCCACGAGGCCGGCTCGAAGGCAACTGAGGGCGCTGGCATCGGTGGCGCAACCGGTCTCGGCGTCGGCGCGGCCCTCGGCGCCTTGCTCGCCGCGGCATCGTCGATTGCGATTCCCGGGCTCGGGCTCATCGTCGCCGGACCGATCGCGGGCGCCATCGCCGGCGCAGGTGCGGGTGGCGCTGCGGGCACGCTCATGGGCGCGCTGATCGGCGCGGGCATCCCGGAAGATCGTGCCCAGGTGTACGACCGTGGCATCCGCGAGGGCGGCATCGTGCTGGGGACGCGGGCACGCGACGATGCGCATGCCGCCGAACTCGAGCGCGACCTGACCACGTACGGCGGACGCGACATCCTGCGCTGACGCCGTCGCGCTCCGGATTCGCACGCATGGGACGGCGGGCTGGGACAGCCCGCCGCTACCTGGACGACGTTCAACGTTCGAAGTTCGACGTTGTGGTCGGCGCTCGACGTACGGCGTTCGTCCCGACTGCCGACTGCCGACTCCCGATGCCCGGCACCCGGCACCCGGTACCCGGTACCCGGCTTCGTCCGTAGGCGTCGAGCTTGCTCGGCGCTGCCTGCTAGCTTCCGCGCTGATCATGTAGGCTTGGCTCGGAGGAATTCTGCATGCGTGTGTCGGTCCGGTCGTCAAGCCTTGTCCTGGGTGCAGTCGCGGTGGCGGGAGTCGTCGCGCTGTCGGCCCAGCAGAACCCGTATGTCGGCCGGTGGAACATCACCGGAACCGGTGCTGATGCCCGGAAGGTCTACTTCCTCGAGGTCAAGGAGGTCGGCGGCAAGCTGGAAGGCTTGTTCCTCGATCGCGGCGGCCATGCGACGCCGGTCTCGTGGATTAAGGTCGAGAACGGCGAGCTGCAGTGGCAGTACGGCGGCGGTGCCGAGACCTTGCCCAAGCCCGCCTGCGGCCCGCTGTATCGCGCAAAGCTCGAGGGT includes:
- a CDS encoding redoxin domain-containing protein, translated to MSRLLLFSMVACLGTATLAAQGQPPAPATAPAAPAPPPQYSADLKVGDMAPAFSLPGSDGKTHSLSEYKGKTVVLAWFPKAFTGG
- a CDS encoding peroxiredoxin, producing MAPAFSLPGSDGKTHSLSEYKGKTVVLAWFPKAFTGGUTAECKSLRESGPILKTYDITYFMASVDDLEQNTKFAQMHEADFPILADPSKATAMKYGVIRTDRPPDQQFAARWTFYIGPDGKILEIDKAPNTATAGQLMIAKLDALGVKKRAQ
- a CDS encoding cupin domain-containing protein, with the translated sequence MSEPTDIVIDVDRSAATLPDGVIGLGSISADVQDGCRVFVHYNGPTDQLSGMCAGMAVLDPGASPHPPHRHPEEEILVIAGGTGEIDCDGTVTQVGPGSMMFCAGGVLHGIVNTGPVPLTFYWSKWSARPGLPTP
- a CDS encoding xanthine dehydrogenase family protein molybdopterin-binding subunit encodes the protein MAEDLRAAYKRRFDEDLEPETYTVVDALGDLTPDRRAFLKALGGGMLLLVTVRAQGVDVPVRVQVSDDGTYRAFTGKMDMGQGSRTLLTQAFAEELGVPLDRVVLVMGDTRLCPDDGGTWASITTPVTVPVIRKAAAAVRAVRAATPDGLVAPAAWRTLGQSVPNVTGLAIVTGAKAYPSDRRVPGLRQAAVVRSPNHKATLKTFDASAAERLPGVRVLRDGDLLATVAGDMATARRAAALVTAEWTPESLTPQGDWVALFRKTAVEPVEQPRARYPPLLRRGDVVAGLAGAVARQSSVYQVAPIAHVPLEPRAAIAEWNDDGVTVHSGVQAPFLCRQEVAKALDVPETRVRIVAADSGGAYGGKQRGECEVEAARLSRLAGAPVRVAWTREEEFTCSYARPAGLLDVESGVDAGGRLVAMRFANYNSGAAGLAPQYDIAHHWVGFYRTQSDVRQGSYRSLAAVANNFALESHMDEWAATLGLDPVAFRLRNITDARLREVIERSAARFGWKADAAARKSAPTRERTGSRRGVGMSCNLEKDARLALFVEVEVSGTDVRVVRMVATGDFGAALNPDALQNQMTGAIIQGLGGALWEQVTYDGTTQRTRRLSEYRVPRFRDLPDLDVQLIDRRDIEPAGAGESPITLTAPALAAAIFDATGERRRSLPLVAAR
- a CDS encoding (2Fe-2S)-binding protein; translation: MRTVARMTLTVNGRAWSGEVPDGTTLLDLLRDHATLTGTKYGCGEGQCGSCTVLADDKAVRACLTQASAARAVTTIEGLATGDRLHPVQQAFLDAQAFQCGFCTPGMIMGAVALLARTPRPTDDEIRHALDGHLCRCGTYPRIMRAVRAAGDALARQERRG
- a CDS encoding alpha/beta hydrolase, whose product is MTHARRGIAGTMLMVLLVGALAAALAWQTFKPRPLAVEPGKFPEVLVHARADDGVINGGAVFMPPKSAARPVAVIWVHGWGTNFYDPAYARIGRALAERGVTTMSINTRMHDLGTSATNVSGRRVRGGGYWGVTSEQSRDIAAWIEIAAEHGFSRVVLVGHSAGWPAVAAYQASSHDSRVVGLVLASGPVQPLHPPDDAALIKQATELVAAGKGDDLLRIPGRSFPSFISAATYLDQVHTPPALLDIFGVSSTDAAIASITCPLLAFFGTRDDVGGNADLAVVKATSRRLESGPSRITTATIARGDHMYSGEEAQVAQVIADWLDRVVTPSPAPTATNQNR
- a CDS encoding carbohydrate binding family 9 domain-containing protein; this encodes MHVSRARRMLAALVAGVACLAALPGTSSFAAAQTPPDAAATPAKVSLAPLVATRTTVAPTIDGVLDDAAWTAAPVQAGEDWRSYNPLYGDQIQQHTTVWIAYDATSIYVAFKCDDPDPSGIKTSVTRRDNIWPDDWVGLSLDALGTGQTSYHLMVNPNGIQLDMVNTISGNEDTSPDWVWDSAARPTPTGYAVEIRLPLQMLRFKGGEEVRMGVLFWRRVSRTGVSVAWPALQPGRWVFDTHAPLIFKDLQGVAVREVIPSVTYTHREERPNSERWLRDNGGEVGVSGKWGLSTTITLEATLNPDFSQVESDAVQVEVNQRYPVFFSEKRPFFMEGAAAFNLAGNAQGDASMLYAVHTRKIVDPILGAKLTGSAGRVTFASLTAVDQGPGRVEDLTDRLSGREKIWQIARAQVSLKPGSYAGAIGTFTELAGRHNAVGGVDLNLRLSQSQRFTGFVLASSTTHDAGSREGLGTQLTYGYSSQRVNAQGQFEHYDRGFVMDTAFLNRVGFTSGWGYVDYSFYPDKTKYPWIRRISPFTFLQAGHDRIAGGDEIISVTGVRLSFTRQGFVRVDRIFGQEPWQHQEYDNGRTRLQASGQLFRWLRPQARVNWGAATYYDALDPFQGRSLDTSAGALIQPNGRFSEDVEFQRIAFDRATTGERVYTVSLVNTRTTYQFTRALAARAIIQYDGQRERVLTDFLGSYEPRPGTVVFVGYGSLYERRLWQDDRWLEHQGEYLTTRRGFFFKASYLYRF